A window of Mytilus edulis chromosome 10, xbMytEdul2.2, whole genome shotgun sequence contains these coding sequences:
- the LOC139491707 gene encoding synaptic vesicle glycoprotein 2C-like isoform X1 — translation MEENFKMSRSDEYDPLIANQEESSDVNPDAVPYEEALKETGYGRFHFKVLALCGWAVSSDAIEVLSVSFLLPAASCDLDIGSSDKGWLNAIVFIGMLLGGYFWGSLADHQGRRSILMWSLTVNGIGVLASSVVQTFWAFLLCRFISGIGVGGSIPVIFSYFTEFQPKEKRGMMISALATFWMCGNIIAAGLAWAIIPRDIGYISSSFKFSSWRIFVATCAVPSLSSAFLFTLMPESPKFLLIAGKASQAIKVLTKVHDSNFSHRKSKEYKIKSLILATDTSKAEYLEQHNGNDVGCIAKLGTGCTVLKESTKQLFRPPLLKSTVLMLIVNFVLAFGYYGLWMWFPELFSRMKDGGSPCDHSNFINQTSKNETTCNYKDNWVYFSGFMTALSNLPGNILTIFLMDRIGRKQLLAMSMVLSGVSVFFIPLIHNKYENLGISCVFGAVSTVGWNALDVLSAELFPTSLRSTAFGIMSGIGRIAAILGNLTFGELIDVHCAIPMIIVAALLVFGGLASIKLPNTTKTDIH, via the exons ATGGAAGAGAATTTCAAGATGTCACGGTCTGATGAGTATGACCCACTCATTGCCAATCAAG AAGAAAGTTCTGATGTCAATCCTGATGCTGTTCCATATGAAGAAGCTCTGAAAGAAACAG gtTATGGAAGATTCCATTTTAAGGTACTAGCTCTGTGTGGATGGGCAGTATCCAGTGATGCCATTGAGGTGCTATCCGTTTCATTCCTTTTACCCGCAGCCAGCTGTGACCTTGACATTGGATCATCTGATAAAGGATGGCTCAAtgctattgtttttattg GTATGTTATTGGGAGGTTATTTCTGGGGATCATTAGCTGACCACCAAGGAAGAAGGTCCATACTGATGTGGTCTCTAACAGTGAATGGAATAGGGGTACTTGCCTCCAGTGTAGTACAAACATTCTGGGCTTTCCTACTCTGTAGGTTTATTAGTGGAATTGG TGTTGGAGGAAGCATCCCAGTTATATTTTCATACTTCACTGAATTTCAACCAAAAGAAAAAAGAGGAATGATGATTAGTGCCTTAGCTACATTCTGGATGTGTGGGAACATCATAGCTGCAG GTTTAGCCTGGGCAATAATTCCACGTGATATAGGATACATCTCATCAAGTTTTAAATTCTCTAGCTGGAGGATATTTGTAGCTACTTGTGCTGTACCCAGTCTGTCTTCAGCTTTCTTATTCACATTGATGCCTGAAAGTCCCAAATTTCTTCTTATA gcTGGCAAAGCATCTCAAGCCATTAAAGTACTAACTAAAGTACATGACAGTAACTTCTCACATAGAAAGTCAAAAGAATACAAG ataaaatccCTGATATTAGCCACAGATACTAGTAAAGCCGAATATCTAGAACAACACAATGGAAACGATGTGGGCTGTATAGCTAAACTAGGAACAGGTTGTACTGTG TTAAAAGAATCAACAAAACAACTATTTCGTCCTCCTTTATTGAAGAGTACAGTTTTAATGTTAATAGTCAATTTTGTTTTAGCTTTTGG GTACTATGGACTTTGGATGTGGTTTCCAGAGTTATTTAGTCGAATGAAAGATGGTGGTTCTCCTTGTGACCATTCCAATTTTATAAACCAGACAAGTAAAAATGAGACTACTTGTAATTACAAAGACAATTGGGTGTATTTCTCAGGATTTATGACTGCTCTGTCAAACTTACCAGGAAATATTCTCACCATTTTCTTAATGGACAGAATAGGAAGAAAGCAGTTATTAG CAATGAGTATGGTGTTGTCAGGTGTAAGTGTGTTCTTCATACCACTAATCCACAATAAATATGAGAATCTGGGTATATCTTGTGTATTTGGTGCTGTATCTACCGTAGGATGGAATGCCTTAGATGTTTTATCAGCTGAATTATTTCCTACATCACTCAG ATCAACAGCCTTTGGTATTATGTCTGGTATCGGTAGGATAGCAGCCATTTTAGGCAATTTAACATTTGGTGAATTAATTGATGTACATTGTGCAATACCTATGATAATAGTTGCTGCTTTGTTAGTATTTGGAGGGTTGGCGTCGATCAAACTGCCAAACACAACAAAGACAGATATTCATTGA
- the LOC139491707 gene encoding synaptic vesicle glycoprotein 2C-like isoform X2, which translates to MYSSFDDTYDLTEESSDVNPDAVPYEEALKETGYGRFHFKVLALCGWAVSSDAIEVLSVSFLLPAASCDLDIGSSDKGWLNAIVFIGMLLGGYFWGSLADHQGRRSILMWSLTVNGIGVLASSVVQTFWAFLLCRFISGIGVGGSIPVIFSYFTEFQPKEKRGMMISALATFWMCGNIIAAGLAWAIIPRDIGYISSSFKFSSWRIFVATCAVPSLSSAFLFTLMPESPKFLLIAGKASQAIKVLTKVHDSNFSHRKSKEYKIKSLILATDTSKAEYLEQHNGNDVGCIAKLGTGCTVLKESTKQLFRPPLLKSTVLMLIVNFVLAFGYYGLWMWFPELFSRMKDGGSPCDHSNFINQTSKNETTCNYKDNWVYFSGFMTALSNLPGNILTIFLMDRIGRKQLLAMSMVLSGVSVFFIPLIHNKYENLGISCVFGAVSTVGWNALDVLSAELFPTSLRSTAFGIMSGIGRIAAILGNLTFGELIDVHCAIPMIIVAALLVFGGLASIKLPNTTKTDIH; encoded by the exons atgtattcctCTTTTGATGATACCTATGACTTAACag AAGAAAGTTCTGATGTCAATCCTGATGCTGTTCCATATGAAGAAGCTCTGAAAGAAACAG gtTATGGAAGATTCCATTTTAAGGTACTAGCTCTGTGTGGATGGGCAGTATCCAGTGATGCCATTGAGGTGCTATCCGTTTCATTCCTTTTACCCGCAGCCAGCTGTGACCTTGACATTGGATCATCTGATAAAGGATGGCTCAAtgctattgtttttattg GTATGTTATTGGGAGGTTATTTCTGGGGATCATTAGCTGACCACCAAGGAAGAAGGTCCATACTGATGTGGTCTCTAACAGTGAATGGAATAGGGGTACTTGCCTCCAGTGTAGTACAAACATTCTGGGCTTTCCTACTCTGTAGGTTTATTAGTGGAATTGG TGTTGGAGGAAGCATCCCAGTTATATTTTCATACTTCACTGAATTTCAACCAAAAGAAAAAAGAGGAATGATGATTAGTGCCTTAGCTACATTCTGGATGTGTGGGAACATCATAGCTGCAG GTTTAGCCTGGGCAATAATTCCACGTGATATAGGATACATCTCATCAAGTTTTAAATTCTCTAGCTGGAGGATATTTGTAGCTACTTGTGCTGTACCCAGTCTGTCTTCAGCTTTCTTATTCACATTGATGCCTGAAAGTCCCAAATTTCTTCTTATA gcTGGCAAAGCATCTCAAGCCATTAAAGTACTAACTAAAGTACATGACAGTAACTTCTCACATAGAAAGTCAAAAGAATACAAG ataaaatccCTGATATTAGCCACAGATACTAGTAAAGCCGAATATCTAGAACAACACAATGGAAACGATGTGGGCTGTATAGCTAAACTAGGAACAGGTTGTACTGTG TTAAAAGAATCAACAAAACAACTATTTCGTCCTCCTTTATTGAAGAGTACAGTTTTAATGTTAATAGTCAATTTTGTTTTAGCTTTTGG GTACTATGGACTTTGGATGTGGTTTCCAGAGTTATTTAGTCGAATGAAAGATGGTGGTTCTCCTTGTGACCATTCCAATTTTATAAACCAGACAAGTAAAAATGAGACTACTTGTAATTACAAAGACAATTGGGTGTATTTCTCAGGATTTATGACTGCTCTGTCAAACTTACCAGGAAATATTCTCACCATTTTCTTAATGGACAGAATAGGAAGAAAGCAGTTATTAG CAATGAGTATGGTGTTGTCAGGTGTAAGTGTGTTCTTCATACCACTAATCCACAATAAATATGAGAATCTGGGTATATCTTGTGTATTTGGTGCTGTATCTACCGTAGGATGGAATGCCTTAGATGTTTTATCAGCTGAATTATTTCCTACATCACTCAG ATCAACAGCCTTTGGTATTATGTCTGGTATCGGTAGGATAGCAGCCATTTTAGGCAATTTAACATTTGGTGAATTAATTGATGTACATTGTGCAATACCTATGATAATAGTTGCTGCTTTGTTAGTATTTGGAGGGTTGGCGTCGATCAAACTGCCAAACACAACAAAGACAGATATTCATTGA